The following nucleotide sequence is from Anguilla rostrata isolate EN2019 chromosome 3, ASM1855537v3, whole genome shotgun sequence.
aggcgctttggataaaagcgctatataaaaatgcagtccagtcagtcagtccatattttttacacttTCATTAGTATTAAAGCAGTATTTGCTATGACTACCATAATATAGTTATCAGATGAATGTTttccaaatctttttttattttttattttaaatatcccCTCGCTCTCCACCCCCAACCCTGGTCATACTTGCCTCCCCGCCCAATGTTGGATACACGGTGACGGCCTTGATCTACCTCATTATGAATCAAGACTTTGCGTTGTGGAAACTACGTCAGGGACTATCTGGGTAAGCATCCTTCCATATCtgcacacataaatgcatgattttgttttattcaaacaATTAATTCAGGGAATCAGTAGTGATTACATCCAGTTATATTCTGAATATCACACTGTAGTAAAAGAATTCCATAAAAAGTACAAATAGATACAAAAACGCCTAGCCCTGGAATTTTGACCCTACACCAAAATAATCATCCTGTCCTACTGCAGTTCCTTCCCTAACAGTGTTTCCTGATTTTGCAGGGAATATTCTAAATATAGTACAGCCTACTTTGTGTTGAAACGCCTTAATCAGCATTTATGAGCCATTACAAGAACAATTTTCACCATTTTAACTCAATTTTCACCATCCACACTctattgcaaaaaaacaaagaataagtCTTAGCCTGTCCCACCCTGTCCCTGAGATATAGAGAAAGGTCTAATAGAGGTCCCTCATAAATATGGAAGTACTAAGACAGAGACCCCACCCGACGACACAGGGTAAGACCCAGCCCTAAGGGTGAAAGTCATGTCGTCACTATCATTTCCCAGATTTCAGTCATTCAGCCATGCCCTCTTCTGACCTCACTGCTCATATTGAGTCAAGAGCCAATCAAGTCTCTTCAGATATGAGAGAAGATTGGAGACTTCATTCATTTAATCTACCACTGCAATGCAGACAGGATCACACGTGGAACCAGCATATGAGCCAGCCCgccagatccacacacacacacacgcatgctcacgcacacatgcacacgtatgcatgctcacacacacacacacacactcgcaggcacacacacacactagcacgcacgcagacaccacacgctctctctccgctTTCTCACTGGGGGCAGACGAAAGAGAGCAAGAGGTCCACCTCGTTCATGACCACCGGCCTTGGCGGGTGGATGTTGTCGGGCGAGTAGTGGCACGAAGTCATCTGCCAGGCGTCGATGAAGACCACGGGCAAGTTCCGGAACATGGCCCTGAGGATGAGGTCCAGCTGCCAGGACAGCCAGTCGCTGCCGTAGACGTCCTTGTACCCGGTGTTGGCCGTCTTGATGGCCACCAGGGTGCGCGGAGCCCTCTGGAGCAGGGACCGGACGGCGCGGCGGATGGTGGCGAGGCGGCGGATGTAGTTGTCGAGCGGGTGGGTGGTGAAGTGCGCCCAGATGGTGAAGACGACGACCGTGTGCTCCCCGCCCGCCATGCTCTCCAGCTCCCGGCCGATGTAGTGCAGGTCCGCCACGGGCGTCTTGTGCGTGCGGATGGGCAGCCCGTGGGCCCGCCAGTGCAGGACGGTGTTGTTCTGGGGGTCGATGGCGTGGAGGGGGCCCGACATGGGGGACGTGTGCACGTTCAGACGCTtcagcgctggggggggggggggatggagagaggtgtgtCAACTATTCGGCTGTTTTTACCACTCTGCGAAAAAAAAGTGTCTTAACAAgtgtgttttagtcttgtaacaTTACCCATGTTATAATACATGGATTAgtatgaaataaatcattttttgttaCTGTCTAATCAGGACTAGTCCATATGTTAGTAGGGACCGGTAATCTGAACTGTTACCAGAACACCTAATCATGACCCTGTGGCCTATTGTTAGGCCCATTGTATTGTCAGGCCTAGTTTCCACTATGGACAAactggatggggggggtgggggggtggtagtTTATGGAGCCATAAACTGAACTCTCACACGGGTCTCAGACTTCGCCGCAAGGCCACGGGGCCGAGCCCGGCTGCGAGGATAGCCTCCGAGAGCGCAATCTCAGTCCGGGCCACCGTCAGGGACTTGCGAAATACGAGCTGAGGGACGGCCGCGGCTTAGGGTATGATCGCATAGCCGCATTCCACGCACCACACCGCATCTCCTCTTACGTGGGCACTTGATTCGGGGTCATTTGCCTTCCTCAACGCCTTCACCGAGGAGAGCACTGTTTAAGTATTGCACCCGAAACAGACGTCCAGCTATATGCAATTGCCTACTCATGCCAAACGTTAGGCTAATTAATAGAGCTGGCAATATGGGAGCTGTATTATTTAGATATTCCCACCATTTCTACTACAGGAGACTATAGTCAGAACTGTCTTAATAGGACAACTTAAAACAAGTGCGAGATAATGTTTATGCTGTTTAAAACGGCAATGAGCAACAGGACATGTAAATATTCTGCTCCAAGTTaattttacatgtgtgtgtatatgcattgcTTTCCGTGTGATTACCTCAACCGCATGTTGCTATGGTCACCAGAGAAGAGGACATGAGGCATGAAAGGGGGTGTGGTGCGCAGATTCCTTATTGGCAACAGCTGcattgtgtgtggggggcgaAATAtgataggtgtgtgtgagtgtgggggggggggtgggcgggggggttgggttaCTTGTAAATCTTTTCTTTGACAGCACATATGTTTACACATATATGTTTAATTAACGTCAAAaggtcataaataaataacgaaaCGAACATAAGtaatgaaaatacacacacgcaaaaaaagGCAATGACATTTAAACACAGCGGCTCAGTGAAGCATAAAGTCTCCCTTCCTTTCCGGCTCAGAGGAAAGTTCCGGGACATCGGGCCGCCTCGGGGGTCTTACTGGGCACGGCGCTCTCCAGGTACTCGAACCACTGCCGCAGGGTGGAGTCTCCCATCATGTGGACCTCCTTGTCCCGCAGGCAGGCCGACAGCAGCGCCGGGGTGGGGAAGGACCGGGAGCGGCACTGCAGCGAGGTCCAGCGGTCCTGGAAGTAGAACCCGGCGGGCACGGCGGTGCCCAGACCCGGCCTGCACTGCGGACGGGTTTCTCCTTTCAAAAAGaagcgacaaaaaaaaaaaaattaaatcaacgTAATAATCACAAAGCTCGACCGGACTGAACATATTGTAATGGCAGGGATCTGGTGTGGATTGAACTCAGGtctctccggggggggggggggggggctaatctTTAGCGCCCTAACCACAGCGCTAAAGATTAATTCACCGTTAGCAGAGCACCTGTGGCCGCTACATTGCTCGCCGCCCTGGTGGTGGTCTTTAAAACAATGACAGGGCCCTTAACACGTTCTTTACGTCCGCAGTGAAAACATTACGTCACAGAATATCACACTTCCGACCGAGCGCAGGCCGGAAGGTCCGTGCGCTCCAGTGCCTTCCTCCGGGTAAGTCCTTTTAAGTGAAGCTACCCAGAGTGTCTTTGCTGATCTGTGCGTCTATTACCGAGAGCACCGGGATTCTGACCAAGCTGGCTGAAGCGCGAGTGTGTCTCCAtaattgaactgaaatggacCTGACCCCAACCCTGATATAATAACCCCTGAATAAGTGGACTCCTTCCACAGCCTATACGGAAAATAGCAAATTATAGGCAGGCAATAGCACAAAAATAACCACCTGGGGTGTGTGGCCCTTTTCAGACTTACTCATTTTCTCATCCTGGGGCAAGACATGGATTTCGAAGTCCCTTCCAGGCACCATGATATTTGTTCTGGAGCTGAAAAGGAGAACGTTAAATTATTGATCAACATTTACTCAAAAGAGTTTCAACACCGGAACTTGGATCTGGTGAGCTTGGCACACTGCTATCTCCCAAACACACAAagtaaaagtatttgaaatactCTTAAGTTTTGTAGTGGGGGCATCCTCATGAGGAAATAGGCGGGAAACTGCGTTCAGGAGATGGGGTGGTTCTCAACATGGTGGGTACTTTCTGTGGGAGTGACCAACGCATTGGGACAATACTGTCAACAATAAAGGTGAATGTCTTCAGTTTCTGGTGGACTGCCCACGAAACAGTCTCCCTATGTGCACATTGGTAaatgaattgtttaaaaaaatcgaGCGGGTTAATGACAAACTCTTGGAAGAAAGAGGGAAGCTGAATAAACTCAAGTGTTTCATTGGTGTAGAGGCTCAGAGCGCAGGGGAACTGAAGGGGCCCCTCCTGGGCAGATCTCCAGGGCTATGAATAGAACAAGCAGGATCTCCCGGAGCAGAGTGTGTTGGGTGTTTGGTTTCCTTGGCAAAGTAGACTAATGTTAATGAGGTTCCTGCATTTGTTCCTAGAACTCCTGTGTCATACCTCAGtcaatgccccctcccccccccccaaaaaaaaaaaaaaccggcagTGGCCGATAGTAATGTGCTAAAAAAGGCCCGTGCAGAAGCACCTATGCCTGTCCCCCCCTGCATTGGTGGACAATAATGGTGGTCCCATGAGGAAGAAAGCAGGGAATGTGTGGAGGCATAGAGTGAAATAAATTTGACTTTAGGTGTACACATGGCAGAGAGTAAGACTCAGGAGGGCAGACCAGGAGGAGGCTTTCATTCAGGGGAAGGCAGCACAGAACAGCCTtctgtatacatatatacacctCATAGTctctatttatatatatatatatatatgtatacaatgtatatatgtatgtgtgtgtgtacacaatctttatctcaattccaaacagtacaaacaatatacagttaaatgcaaagtattaggacaatgacacaattttggctctctactccagcacactggatttgaaataacgcaatgaatatgaggttaaagttcagactgtcagctttaatttgagggcatttacaatATCGAGGGATTAATGGCTGCTGTACTAGCAATTATAgcattagcttgctagctagcaaagCCAGATAACAAAAGTGAATAGATAATTAGGTTTGTATAGATAATATTAAACAGATAAACacttaacaaaaacacatgtaAATGAAGGACTTTCTAAATATTGCAAGATGACTCTGCCAGCACGCTCCTCAcacccctgcccatggctgaccgagtcactacgctccagcagaacatcattgcgggctgcagagaggaagtggagaaaatcccgatcctctgatgacctgaccgcataccataccctgctggcgacttttacatctgccctcacgtcttTTTTCCAGTccaagatcagtgcatgtgtctctaatccacgtaaactattctccaccttctcttccctcctcattcctcgtccacccccacctccctcttccctctccgcagatgactttctggccgcctttgaaggaaaggtagCTACAATCTggaactccttcacccatccagtgagccccccaaccccccaggacaaacccacagccacactgacctcctttgaaatgctggaggactccgatgtattacaactcatcacctctcatcgcgcaaccacctgtccacttgaccccatcccatctaaagttctccaatccatctccagcgagctccttccctatctgtcttccattgttaattcctctctctcctctggtcatgttccctctgtttttaagatggctcgtgttaccccactactcaaaaaacccaccttagacccctccgatgtaacaaattatcgacccgtatcccttctaccctttctgtccaaaacccttgaacgagcagttcttaaacaattaacctcttttctccatcagaacaacctgctagaccctcaccagtctggcttccaatccgggcactcaacagagactgcactactaactgtgacggaggcacttgccactgcaagagcctcacgcctttcctctgtcctgatccttcttgacctgtctgcagcttttgacacggtcaaccataaaacactcctctccaccttggctgggatgggaattgccgggactgccctgtcttggttcgcttcctatcttgcagataggacctaccaggtcatctggaaggggtctgcctctgcctctcatccacttgttacgggagtgccgcagggatctgtactgggtcctctgctgttctccttatacaccagatctcttggttcagtcattaattcacatggtttttcctatcattgttatgcagatgacacacaactcttcttttctttccccccctcggccacacagatcaatgataagatctcttcctgcctggctgacatctccacctggatggccagccaccatctgaagctcaacctcaacaaaactgagctgctcttcttcctgtacaagacctccttgcttcgtgaactctcaatcacggttgatggcaccacagtgactgcctctcactctgccaagagcttgggggtggtcctggatgaccaactggacctcaaggagcacatcaaggcaacatcacggtcctgcagattcctcctatacaacatcaggaggattcgaccatacctgacgacgcactctacccagctgctcgtccaggctacggtgacctctcgccttgattactgcaactctctccttgcaaacctgccagcttgtgccatacagccactacagatgattcagaatgccgctgcccgactcatctacaacctccccaaattctcccacgtcactcctctgctgcgatcacttcactggctaccggtcgctgccaggatccgattcaaagccctgacccttgcctacactgccgccaacaggacagcccccatctacttgcaggacatgactcaattctatgtgcctgctcgaccactccgctctgcggcagcagggcgtcttgcaacccctcccacccgcccaaagggatcacagagcttctccaccctagctccccagtggtggaacgaactccccgtccctctccgaacctccccctcactatccatcttccgccgtggcctgaagactcatctcttcagactatacctagaataaccaccaccacgctgtatatatataaaaaaaaaataaaaaaaaaacccttttcctgtcacttgttacatgttgccccatccctgcacttcttggtaaattgtattcgtcctaatactgtagcttattcttctgcctagtttggctttgcagatgttagaccaggatagtgttcattgttctcggctagaaatagctgtacaaactaagtaattgtaccttactgaacccgtgttcagcagttgtctacgatcatgaaaatgcacttttgtacgtcgctttggataaaagcgtctgccaaatgaatgtaatgtaatgtaatgtaatgctatacTTTACACCTATGGGTGGCTAACCAGACACAACTGTAATCCTTCAACATAAGAACCCCACCTGCCTTTTTAAACATCCTTTGTCCTTCGCTGTTTCAGGGAAAATACAACGGATCAATGGATATAACGGGAATTCaacgggcggcagtgtagcacagtgggtaaggaactgggattgtaaccaaaaggtcaagcgttgtacccttgagcaaggcacttaacctcaattgcttcagtctatatccagctgtataaatggatgcaatgtaaaaatgctgtgtaaaaaggtgtgtgagtcgctctggataagagcgtctgctaaatgcctgtaacgtaacgTGATGAATATGACTGAGGAGACCTACCCGTGGAGAACACTGGCATCCAGGCTGGACAGCTTGGCCCGGTAGCTGCCCATGCTGTGGTAAGTCAGCGTCCAGCAGGGCAGAGAGGCCGGTCGGCGGCAGAACCAGGACTCCCGCGTGACCGGGTCCGTGTACTGGCAGCAGCCCCCCGTGCCGTTCCCGACGAGCCAGGGGCTCCGCTGCGCGTTGCACGGCACCTGCTCCGTCCTGCTCCCGTCCACAAAATGTCCGAAGAAGTACACCTTGTCGGGGTCCTGCTGTCGCTGCCTGCGGATGACCTGCACCGCCTCGCTGGAGTGTATGAGTCGGACTGAGacgcgggcggggccgggccaGAGCAGGGAGAACTGGACCGTGTACGTCCCGTTGAGGTGGTCCACCACCGGGCCAAAGGTGCTGGCTTTGAGCCCCGAATTGTGCAGTTTGGCCTGGAAGAAGTCTCCGCCGTGGGTTTTGGGTCTCCCGTTCCCGTCCCGGGCAACCAGCACGACGCGGACGACGCTTCCGACGGTGTAATTTTCCCGGAGGTCGATGACCTTGTAGAAGCATTTGGTTGCGTCCGTGGCCTCCGTCACAGAGGTAAGTGTTTTATTGTCCAGTGGCCACCACAAGCCGGCCAGGAGCGATGTCCTTTCCTCTGACCCCACGTCACTCACACCATCTTTGCTGGGAGGTAGATTCTGTGCGGCGTCCTGGGCAGTGGACTGCTCAGCGGGAGCAGAGCCGTCCACTGAGTCCAGGTTGGTGGGATAATGATGACGATTTGCTGGAGCAGGCAGCTTTCTTGGACCTTCCGAGTGCATATTGTAATTGTACACCTAGGGAGAACACAGAGAATTAAGGCGAAAAAAGTTTGATCTGTGGCCTAGCTATTAAAGTACCGTCAGTTATTCCTTAACCTCCATATTTCAGCCACTTGCGAATACCCAATTTTAATACCCAATCATATCAGTGGGACAAAAGGAAAGGCAAAGATAgcatcacattttaaacacaacatGCACATATTTGGAAGGTCAATTCAGTCTTTGCTTATGtgtatcaaaacaaaaatatgaatcattttttaCAAGTATATTTAGTAGATATAGATATATTTAACTCAAATACCATAACTAGCCTTCTgagtaaatttttaaaaacatactttGATTGCTttccaaataatttatttttttggaagaatggAGATATGCAAATTTGATTCAAATGTATACCCctgtccaacacacacacaaaggcttaAAGTAACAGTTTATGCACTTGCTGAAACAGAAGTAGCTCTAACGCTGGAGGCTGTTTGCCATCTACTTGCTCAAAGTTGGAAACTCTTacaacacagtaaaaatgtccagtgtcaattcaactcttaacacataacatttggtcccacactCCAGATCTgttaagtgttgaattaacacagagttcaattaacactggaaattaacactggaaattttaCTGTGAATGCTGAACACCGTGGGGTTGCAATGTGCTAGcaaagcattatttttattattatttattttttacagataaaaacaacaaaacaagcgGGCACTTACCAAAAAAAGGAAGATAAACAGAAT
It contains:
- the LOC135250031 gene encoding NXPE family member 3-like; amino-acid sequence: MNLKRIETKVLLVISPAILFIFLFLVYNYNMHSEGPRKLPAPANRHHYPTNLDSVDGSAPAEQSTAQDAAQNLPPSKDGVSDVGSEERTSLLAGLWWPLDNKTLTSVTEATDATKCFYKVIDLRENYTVGSVVRVVLVARDGNGRPKTHGGDFFQAKLHNSGLKASTFGPVVDHLNGTYTVQFSLLWPGPARVSVRLIHSSEAVQVIRRQRQQDPDKVYFFGHFVDGSRTEQVPCNAQRSPWLVGNGTGGCCQYTDPVTRESWFCRRPASLPCWTLTYHSMGSYRAKLSSLDASVLHGSRTNIMVPGRDFEIHVLPQDEKMRETRPQCRPGLGTAVPAGFYFQDRWTSLQCRSRSFPTPALLSACLRDKEVHMMGDSTLRQWFEYLESAVPTLKRLNVHTSPMSGPLHAIDPQNNTVLHWRAHGLPIRTHKTPVADLHYIGRELESMAGGEHTVVVFTIWAHFTTHPLDNYIRRLATIRRAVRSLLQRAPRTLVAIKTANTGYKDVYGSDWLSWQLDLILRAMFRNLPVVFIDAWQMTSCHYSPDNIHPPRPVVMNEVDLLLSFVCPQ